In Mangrovivirga cuniculi, the following proteins share a genomic window:
- a CDS encoding BamA/TamA family outer membrane protein, with amino-acid sequence MGNYFKLLCFLFLTQHYFLLAQEPILEQHKPGQKWQAKNKGNVTYVFPSAHSQRLKRSFFVLDSLKSSIYSGIDHVPRHIRFIYNNRTMVSNGFVTFFPWRSEIQTPPSQDFSLSGNAPWLNMVSIHEYRHVVQLDAINKGFNKFLYVLFGDQALAGIRTISIPDWFTEGDAVFIETMLTPGGRGRLPSFYQPWLLNLKELGDKYYEKQYLGSYKHNIPNHYVFGYLMSAYLYSNYDYETVGSAMVNSGKNWFFPFSYGLALKKKTGKSLNKNYKEMASYYNSLIPEEKEVDDLVFDNNIKRYTNYDYPKYYKDGILSIRNGIGDISQIVYTKNEKTRKVKTAGLVYQNNQISLADDRLAWVEYLPGRRWQKLTNTQVRILDIESGGTKRIMKREGVTNFLFSQSGDRSLTLHYFHDQGQVLKVHDLLKEEEIFQLKSNVGQQWISPFWVNENRIGFFEQNGKEHVLVIINITNGFRKELIIGNGTPGPAHSYKGYVFFSYPIGSVDHIIAMNRANGEIRQITNEGYGNYFPYIVNGRMIYNSLTAAGRNVAQKNVKNIGEFPVIELNPIKPFGLKGIDKQFSQNNSIKESDNDNETKKKSPGALMPFAWGVEFLNDDLDMSIGLSARDALMRYSLTGGYRISTDLDERGWFSRFSYQALPIILDFEYENLQRSLDRAIEGGNVNFNWNEEIISAGLRLPLNFTSGKYFNNLLMGASFNQAIVENFNQDIRFLDQLSNGTFQFTDVTLRFSHILKTSHRDFLPRWGFQVNAGNRISLDEDDFSASQVYGWGDIFVPGLFKHHSFKIRGSGYWQQLTGESLYIFSNRVPLVRGYSNILFGNYGMFSLEYSLPLWYPDIKIGPFIYFKRFRGSIYYDRGKGVNNENNFILHQESYGGTIKTDLNIMRLRRDMVIGVDINYRPDTKNVSYNLVLNTFVF; translated from the coding sequence ATGGGCAATTATTTCAAGTTATTGTGCTTTTTGTTTTTAACTCAGCACTATTTTCTTTTAGCACAAGAACCCATACTGGAACAGCATAAACCCGGGCAAAAGTGGCAAGCCAAAAACAAGGGCAATGTTACTTATGTATTTCCTTCGGCTCATAGCCAAAGATTAAAAAGAAGCTTTTTTGTATTAGATTCCTTAAAGTCAAGTATTTATTCCGGTATCGACCATGTGCCAAGGCATATTCGATTCATTTATAATAACCGAACCATGGTAAGCAATGGTTTTGTGACCTTCTTTCCATGGCGATCAGAAATTCAAACTCCTCCATCTCAGGATTTTTCTCTAAGCGGTAATGCACCATGGTTAAATATGGTATCAATACATGAATACCGTCATGTAGTGCAATTGGATGCGATTAATAAAGGATTTAATAAGTTTTTATATGTTTTGTTCGGAGATCAGGCTCTTGCTGGTATACGGACCATTTCTATTCCTGACTGGTTTACGGAAGGTGATGCAGTCTTTATTGAAACTATGCTCACGCCTGGAGGAAGGGGCAGGTTGCCTTCTTTTTATCAGCCCTGGTTATTGAACCTTAAAGAACTTGGGGATAAATATTATGAAAAACAATACCTTGGTTCATATAAACATAATATTCCGAATCACTATGTTTTCGGTTATCTGATGTCAGCCTATTTGTATTCAAATTATGACTATGAAACCGTTGGGTCTGCAATGGTTAACTCAGGTAAAAACTGGTTTTTCCCATTTTCTTATGGACTGGCTTTAAAAAAGAAAACAGGGAAAAGTTTAAATAAGAATTATAAAGAAATGGCTTCTTATTATAATTCACTGATACCTGAAGAAAAGGAGGTAGATGATTTAGTGTTTGACAATAATATTAAGCGCTACACAAATTATGATTATCCTAAATACTATAAAGACGGAATTTTATCAATTAGAAACGGTATTGGAGATATTTCACAGATAGTTTATACTAAAAATGAGAAGACCAGAAAAGTTAAAACAGCCGGACTGGTTTATCAGAATAATCAAATTTCTTTGGCTGATGATAGACTAGCTTGGGTTGAGTACCTGCCTGGAAGGAGATGGCAAAAGCTAACAAATACCCAGGTCAGAATTCTGGACATCGAATCCGGAGGTACAAAAAGAATAATGAAGAGAGAGGGAGTAACTAACTTTTTATTTTCTCAATCGGGTGACAGAAGTCTTACATTACATTATTTCCACGATCAGGGCCAGGTATTGAAAGTCCATGACCTACTAAAAGAAGAAGAAATTTTCCAACTTAAATCTAATGTAGGTCAACAGTGGATATCTCCATTTTGGGTAAATGAAAATCGCATTGGCTTTTTTGAACAGAACGGTAAAGAACATGTTCTGGTGATAATAAATATTACAAACGGATTCCGTAAGGAATTAATTATAGGTAACGGTACCCCTGGACCTGCTCATAGCTACAAAGGATATGTGTTTTTTTCTTATCCGATAGGAAGTGTTGATCATATTATTGCTATGAATAGAGCAAACGGAGAGATAAGGCAAATAACAAATGAAGGGTATGGTAACTATTTCCCTTACATAGTTAATGGGCGAATGATCTATAATTCATTGACAGCAGCCGGTCGAAATGTTGCTCAAAAGAATGTAAAAAATATAGGTGAATTTCCAGTAATAGAACTTAATCCGATAAAGCCCTTTGGTTTAAAAGGTATTGATAAGCAATTTTCTCAAAATAATTCTATTAAAGAATCCGATAACGATAATGAAACTAAGAAAAAATCACCGGGAGCTTTAATGCCTTTTGCATGGGGAGTGGAATTTTTAAATGATGATCTTGATATGTCTATCGGGCTTAGTGCCCGGGATGCATTAATGAGGTATTCTTTGACCGGAGGATACAGGATTTCTACCGACCTGGATGAAAGAGGGTGGTTTTCCAGGTTCAGTTATCAGGCTCTCCCTATTATTCTCGATTTTGAATATGAAAATCTACAAAGAAGCCTGGATAGGGCAATTGAAGGTGGTAATGTCAATTTTAACTGGAATGAAGAAATTATTTCTGCAGGACTAAGATTGCCTTTGAATTTCACCAGTGGTAAATATTTTAATAATTTATTAATGGGGGCCTCATTTAATCAGGCTATAGTTGAAAACTTTAATCAGGATATCAGATTTTTAGACCAACTGAGCAACGGGACATTTCAATTTACTGATGTGACTTTAAGGTTCAGCCATATTTTAAAAACCTCTCATCGGGATTTTTTACCTCGCTGGGGATTTCAGGTAAATGCGGGTAACAGAATAAGTTTAGATGAGGATGATTTTTCGGCTTCCCAGGTTTATGGCTGGGGAGATATATTTGTACCGGGACTATTTAAGCATCATAGTTTTAAAATTAGGGGGTCTGGTTACTGGCAGCAGCTTACAGGAGAGAGTTTATATATTTTTAGTAATCGTGTGCCGTTGGTTAGGGGATATTCTAATATACTATTTGGTAATTATGGGATGTTTTCGTTGGAATATAGCCTTCCTTTATGGTATCCGGATATTAAGATAGGTCCTTTTATTTACTTCAAACGATTTCGGGGAAGCATATATTACGATAGGGGAAAAGGAGTAAACAACGAGAATAATTTTATCCTGCACCAGGAAAGTTATGGCGGAACGATTAAAACAGACCTTAATATTATGAGGTTAAGAAGGGATATGGTTATTGGGGTTGATATTAATTACAGACCTGATACCAAAAATGTGTCATATAACTTAGTTTTGAATACATTTGTATTTTAA
- a CDS encoding 3-oxoacyl-ACP synthase III family protein: MKNSRIAGVGHYVPEKVVTNDDLAKLMDTSDEWIRERTGIRERRYYNPEKDTTANMGVKAARMALDDAGLQPSDIDFIVFATLSPDYFFPGPGVTVQEELGIDTIGALDVRNQCSGFIYALSVGDNFIKTGMYNNVLVIGSEIHSSGLDFSNEGRSVSVIFGDGAGAVVLSPSENNEKGILSTHLHSEGKFAKELCVVAPSSSGHERLTEEMMKPGGLIYPIMNGNYVFKHAVQRFPEVIGEALKHNGYSPQDVDVLIPHQANLRITKFVQDTMKLPEEKVISNIQKYGNTTAASIPIALSEAKQEGKIKENDLVCLAAFGSGFTWASALIRW, encoded by the coding sequence ATGAAAAACTCAAGGATAGCAGGAGTTGGTCACTACGTCCCTGAAAAAGTAGTTACCAATGATGATCTTGCAAAACTAATGGACACTTCTGATGAATGGATCAGAGAAAGGACCGGAATCAGAGAACGCCGATATTATAACCCTGAAAAAGATACTACAGCAAACATGGGTGTTAAAGCGGCGAGAATGGCTTTAGATGATGCCGGACTACAACCTTCAGATATAGATTTCATAGTATTTGCCACTTTATCTCCTGACTATTTTTTTCCGGGACCCGGAGTTACTGTTCAGGAAGAATTAGGAATAGATACAATCGGTGCTCTTGATGTCAGAAACCAATGTTCAGGTTTCATTTATGCATTGTCCGTGGGTGATAATTTCATCAAAACAGGTATGTATAATAATGTCCTGGTTATTGGTTCTGAAATTCATAGTAGTGGATTAGATTTCAGCAATGAGGGTCGAAGCGTTTCTGTTATTTTTGGTGATGGTGCTGGTGCTGTGGTATTAAGCCCGTCAGAAAATAATGAAAAGGGAATTCTTTCCACTCATTTACATTCCGAAGGTAAATTTGCAAAAGAGCTATGCGTGGTGGCTCCTAGTAGTTCCGGACATGAAAGACTTACAGAAGAGATGATGAAGCCGGGAGGATTGATTTATCCGATCATGAACGGGAACTATGTATTTAAACATGCAGTACAACGTTTCCCTGAGGTAATAGGAGAAGCATTAAAACATAACGGATACTCTCCACAGGATGTTGATGTACTTATACCTCATCAGGCTAATTTGAGAATCACGAAGTTCGTGCAGGATACGATGAAGCTTCCAGAGGAGAAAGTTATTAGTAATATTCAAAAATATGGTAATACTACCGCAGCTTCTATTCCGATTGCATTAAGTGAAGCTAAACAAGAAGGTAAAATAAAAGAAAATGATCTGGTATGCCTTGCTGCATTTGGCAGTGGCTTTACCTGGGCATCCGCTTTGATCAGATGGTAA
- the hemF gene encoding oxygen-dependent coproporphyrinogen oxidase translates to MVDKNSITKWFTSLQDETCEILENTDGKGKFIEDAWDRPGGGGGKTRIIADGNIIEKGAVNFSAVYGETPRKILDALNLDHADFYATGVSTIQHPFNPFVPIIHMNVRYFEMSDGTWWFGGGIDLTPHYVNIEDAREFHTELEAVCRKHDPDYYDKFKTWADDYFYVKHRKETRGVGGIFFDRLNDKPKEEIFEFVKDVGKMFAPFYKKMMEKHHQDNFNDDNIKWRNLRRGRYVEFNLVWDKGTKFGLDTDGRTESILASLPPYAMWPYKYEPNKTEQKTIDLLKKDIDWINKKA, encoded by the coding sequence ATGGTTGATAAAAACTCTATTACAAAGTGGTTTACCTCTCTACAGGACGAAACCTGTGAAATACTGGAAAACACAGATGGAAAAGGTAAATTCATTGAAGATGCCTGGGACAGACCTGGTGGCGGTGGCGGTAAAACGAGAATTATTGCTGATGGTAATATCATTGAAAAAGGTGCTGTAAATTTTAGTGCTGTCTATGGAGAAACGCCTAGGAAAATACTGGACGCTTTGAATCTTGATCATGCTGATTTTTACGCTACTGGTGTTTCAACTATTCAACACCCATTTAATCCATTTGTACCAATCATTCATATGAATGTCCGCTATTTCGAAATGAGTGATGGAACCTGGTGGTTTGGTGGTGGAATTGACCTTACACCTCATTACGTAAATATAGAAGATGCAAGAGAATTCCATACCGAATTAGAAGCTGTTTGCCGCAAACATGACCCGGACTATTATGATAAGTTTAAAACCTGGGCTGACGATTATTTTTATGTGAAACACAGAAAAGAAACCAGAGGGGTTGGCGGTATTTTCTTTGATAGGTTAAATGATAAACCAAAAGAAGAAATCTTTGAGTTCGTTAAAGATGTTGGAAAGATGTTTGCTCCTTTTTATAAAAAAATGATGGAAAAGCATCATCAAGATAATTTTAATGATGATAATATAAAATGGAGAAATTTAAGACGCGGGAGATATGTCGAGTTTAACCTGGTATGGGATAAAGGCACAAAATTCGGCCTTGATACGGATGGAAGAACAGAGTCAATCCTTGCAAGTCTTCCTCCTTATGCCATGTGGCCATATAAATATGAGCCCAACAAAACAGAACAAAAAACTATTGATTTGCTAAAAAAAGATATTGACTGGATAAACAAAAAGGCCTGA
- a CDS encoding riboflavin synthase yields the protein MFTGIIETLGKVIEIQTEGLNKHFLIESEISNELKADESVSHDGVCLTVTEVEKGKHKVTAVDETLKKSNLGNWKPGDKINLERAMLAKGRFDGHVVQGHVDQKAFVKNIENAEGSTVFTFHLIQPSPLMVEKGSVTVNGISLTCFDVALDSFKVTIIPYTMEHTNMGKLNKGDEVNIEFDIIGKYVKKLTEYYR from the coding sequence ATGTTTACAGGAATCATAGAAACTCTTGGGAAAGTCATTGAAATTCAGACAGAAGGTTTAAACAAACACTTCTTAATTGAAAGTGAAATTAGTAATGAGTTAAAGGCAGATGAAAGTGTAAGCCATGATGGCGTTTGCCTGACTGTAACTGAAGTGGAAAAAGGAAAGCATAAGGTTACAGCGGTAGATGAGACTTTAAAAAAATCAAACCTCGGAAACTGGAAGCCCGGAGATAAAATCAATCTGGAAAGGGCAATGTTAGCAAAAGGTAGGTTTGATGGTCATGTAGTTCAAGGTCATGTGGATCAGAAGGCCTTCGTTAAAAATATAGAAAATGCCGAGGGAAGCACAGTTTTTACCTTTCATCTTATTCAACCATCTCCTTTAATGGTAGAGAAAGGGTCAGTTACTGTAAATGGAATTAGTTTGACATGTTTTGATGTTGCACTGGATTCATTTAAAGTTACTATTATACCATATACAATGGAGCATACTAATATGGGAAAGCTAAATAAGGGAGATGAAGTCAATATAGAATTTGATATTATAGGGAAATACGTAAAAAAATTAACAGAATATTACCGCTAA
- a CDS encoding pyruvate dehydrogenase complex dihydrolipoamide acetyltransferase: MAEVIKMPKMSDTMEEGVIAQWLVKKGDKVESGDILAEVETDKATMELESYEDGTILYLAANEKDAVPVNGIIAIIGEEGEDIDDLLKEVDSGDGSSDSDDKSDDDSGDKKDKEDKEEDDSDSSGEEIDTSDINAEIIRMPKMSDTMQEGTIASWNKKVGDKVESGDILAEVETDKATMELEAYEDGTLLYIGVDEGDSVEIDGVIAVIGEEGADYEKLLKASKQKSGDKKEEKKEEKKEESKSESSDKKEEKSESKKESSGTPSPERTSDTTTEGGRLKASPLAKKLAEEKGYDIRTIKGSGEGGRIVKRDVENHTPQQAAASKAATPMPASVGEESFEEQKVSQMRKTIAKRLAESKFTSPHFYLTMEINMDKAIEARKSLNEISPVKISFNDMVIKACAAALKQHPQVNSSWLGDTIRINHHIHVGMAVAVDEGLLVPVIRFTDNKTLSQIAAETKDLGGKAKNKQLQPADWEGNTFTVSNLGMFGIEEFTAIINPPDACILAVGGIKQTPIVKDGEIVPGNVMKVTLSCDHRVVDGAVGSAFLQTLKSLLEDPVRILV, translated from the coding sequence ATGGCTGAAGTTATTAAAATGCCAAAAATGAGCGATACCATGGAAGAGGGTGTTATTGCTCAATGGTTGGTTAAAAAAGGTGATAAAGTAGAATCCGGTGATATCCTGGCAGAGGTTGAAACTGACAAGGCAACAATGGAATTGGAGTCCTACGAGGATGGTACAATATTATATCTTGCGGCAAACGAAAAAGATGCCGTACCTGTAAATGGTATCATCGCTATAATCGGAGAAGAAGGGGAGGATATTGATGATTTACTTAAGGAAGTAGACAGCGGAGATGGATCTTCTGATTCAGATGATAAATCTGATGATGATTCCGGAGACAAGAAAGATAAAGAGGATAAAGAAGAAGATGATTCTGATTCTTCAGGTGAGGAAATTGATACCTCAGACATTAATGCTGAGATCATTCGAATGCCTAAGATGAGTGATACGATGCAGGAGGGTACTATTGCTTCATGGAATAAGAAAGTTGGAGATAAGGTAGAATCCGGGGACATATTAGCAGAAGTAGAAACTGATAAAGCTACTATGGAACTGGAAGCATATGAAGACGGTACTTTACTTTACATCGGGGTTGACGAGGGAGATTCTGTAGAGATAGACGGTGTTATTGCAGTAATTGGTGAAGAAGGCGCTGATTATGAAAAGCTATTGAAAGCCTCAAAGCAAAAGTCCGGAGATAAGAAAGAAGAGAAAAAGGAAGAGAAAAAAGAGGAGTCGAAATCTGAATCATCAGATAAAAAAGAAGAAAAATCTGAAAGTAAAAAAGAATCATCTGGTACTCCTTCGCCAGAAAGAACATCAGATACTACAACTGAAGGTGGCAGGTTAAAAGCCTCTCCACTTGCAAAAAAATTAGCAGAAGAAAAAGGATATGATATCCGTACCATAAAAGGTAGCGGAGAAGGCGGACGTATTGTTAAACGCGATGTGGAAAACCATACGCCACAACAAGCTGCTGCTTCCAAAGCTGCTACCCCTATGCCTGCATCAGTGGGAGAAGAGAGCTTCGAGGAACAGAAAGTTTCTCAAATGAGAAAAACAATTGCCAAGAGACTTGCTGAAAGTAAATTTACTTCACCTCACTTCTATTTGACCATGGAAATCAACATGGATAAAGCGATAGAAGCGAGAAAAAGCCTGAATGAAATATCTCCTGTTAAGATTTCATTTAACGATATGGTGATTAAAGCATGTGCTGCTGCATTGAAGCAACATCCTCAGGTAAATTCTTCATGGCTGGGAGATACCATAAGAATAAACCATCATATTCACGTAGGTATGGCTGTTGCAGTTGATGAAGGCCTTTTAGTACCAGTGATTAGATTTACTGATAATAAAACATTATCTCAGATTGCAGCTGAGACGAAAGACCTAGGAGGGAAAGCTAAAAATAAACAACTTCAGCCAGCAGACTGGGAAGGAAATACATTTACTGTATCGAACCTTGGAATGTTTGGTATCGAAGAATTTACAGCAATAATAAACCCACCTGATGCGTGTATTTTAGCAGTTGGAGGTATCAAACAAACTCCAATTGTAAAAGACGGTGAGATTGTTCCAGGCAATGTGATGAAAGTAACTCTTTCTTGCGATCACAGGGTAGTTGATGGTGCAGTTGGATCAGCCTTCCTGCAAACTCTTAAGAGCTTGCTTGAAGATCCGGTTAGAATTCTTGTTTAA
- the arsC gene encoding arsenate reductase (glutaredoxin) (This arsenate reductase requires both glutathione and glutaredoxin to convert arsenate to arsenite, after which the efflux transporter formed by ArsA and ArsB can extrude the arsenite from the cell, providing resistance.) has protein sequence MKIYHNPRCAKSRDTLKIIKEQGVEPEIVEYLKETPSKDELKDVINMLGVSPQDIIRKGEAAYKENFKGKDLSDDEWLEAMVEYPKLIERPIVIKGDKAVIGRPPENVKELL, from the coding sequence ATGAAGATCTATCACAACCCAAGATGTGCAAAAAGTCGTGATACACTAAAGATCATCAAAGAACAGGGTGTTGAACCTGAAATAGTAGAATACCTTAAGGAAACACCCTCAAAAGACGAACTGAAGGACGTAATAAATATGCTTGGAGTTTCTCCGCAGGATATTATCCGAAAAGGTGAAGCTGCATATAAAGAAAACTTTAAAGGAAAAGACCTTTCTGATGATGAATGGTTAGAGGCAATGGTTGAATATCCTAAGCTTATAGAAAGGCCAATAGTCATTAAGGGAGACAAAGCTGTGATTGGCAGGCCTCCTGAAAATGTTAAAGAACTACTTTAA
- a CDS encoding LytR/AlgR family response regulator transcription factor, translated as MDYRCMIVDDEALSRGIAKNFVEKTKGLTLTYECSSAIEAINFLQEDDVDILLVDINMPEMTGMELMKSLDENYQVILITGDENYAIEAFENSATDYLVKPIEYSRFIKAINKAKANIDAFRQRNERFDEIYVKSDSKLVRLQLDNIYFIEALADYVMINTANKKYIVHSTMKGLINRLPQSMFVRVHRSYIVNTKKIESLEDLNIVIKDKYIPVGASYKESFMKRLNILK; from the coding sequence ATGGATTATAGGTGTATGATTGTTGACGATGAGGCATTGTCGAGAGGTATTGCCAAAAATTTTGTCGAAAAAACAAAGGGCTTAACATTAACATATGAGTGTAGTAGTGCTATCGAAGCAATAAACTTTCTCCAGGAAGATGATGTAGATATTTTGCTGGTGGATATCAATATGCCTGAAATGACCGGCATGGAGCTCATGAAAAGTCTTGATGAGAATTACCAGGTTATTCTGATAACAGGTGATGAGAATTATGCTATTGAGGCATTTGAGAATAGTGCTACAGATTATCTTGTCAAACCCATTGAATATAGTCGTTTTATAAAAGCAATTAACAAAGCTAAGGCTAATATTGATGCTTTCAGACAACGAAATGAGCGTTTTGATGAAATTTATGTCAAATCAGATTCGAAGTTAGTGAGGTTGCAACTTGACAATATTTATTTCATTGAAGCTCTTGCTGATTATGTGATGATCAATACAGCTAATAAAAAATATATTGTTCATAGTACAATGAAAGGATTGATCAACAGGCTCCCACAGAGTATGTTTGTCAGGGTACACCGTTCGTATATAGTGAACACTAAAAAAATAGAATCACTGGAAGATCTCAATATCGTAATAAAAGATAAATACATTCCTGTTGGTGCTAGCTACAAGGAAAGTTTTATGAAAAGATTGAACATATTAAAATAA
- a CDS encoding energy transducer TonB: MGTLRILIGTLVLLISFSLSAQSNWNWGEDEAEAKKKWNSFNQALVNKDWAGSKPHLEWLLFYAPKLNEELYDKGQLVYRLLSLKAPNKDKKEEYKKKVNELSILKSDYFGQDQHFFVVNENVTPSNESEQPEESFSVNESEDVQNDSEEVTQEEKTEQSPVAPEENDEVEEGETEQSEDNAEDISEEDIEVAIGDVDLSIQLEDDNSVHLTAEEKAQFDGGAEAFGKFLRKNLKYPKEAVKTKTQGKVYISFIVEKDGSLSKFTILKGLGNGCDAETIRVMNKSPRWIPAKNKGITVRQQVTIPIVFRMK, from the coding sequence ATGGGGACTTTAAGAATTTTAATCGGAACATTGGTGCTATTAATTAGTTTTTCATTATCAGCTCAATCCAACTGGAACTGGGGTGAGGATGAAGCTGAGGCAAAAAAGAAATGGAATTCATTCAATCAGGCTTTGGTAAACAAAGACTGGGCAGGATCGAAGCCACATCTTGAGTGGCTGTTATTTTATGCTCCCAAACTGAATGAAGAATTATATGACAAGGGTCAACTTGTTTATCGTTTATTGTCATTAAAAGCTCCAAATAAGGACAAAAAAGAGGAGTACAAGAAAAAAGTTAATGAACTTTCTATTCTGAAATCTGACTACTTTGGTCAGGATCAGCATTTCTTTGTTGTTAATGAAAATGTAACTCCATCAAATGAATCTGAACAGCCGGAAGAATCATTTAGCGTGAATGAGTCAGAAGATGTTCAAAATGATTCTGAAGAAGTTACTCAAGAAGAAAAAACCGAGCAATCTCCTGTTGCTCCTGAAGAGAATGATGAGGTTGAAGAAGGTGAAACTGAACAGTCGGAAGATAACGCAGAAGATATTTCTGAGGAGGATATTGAAGTTGCAATTGGTGATGTTGATCTGTCTATTCAATTAGAAGACGACAATTCTGTTCACCTGACAGCTGAAGAGAAAGCTCAATTCGATGGTGGAGCTGAAGCTTTTGGTAAATTCTTACGGAAGAACCTGAAGTACCCAAAAGAAGCTGTTAAAACAAAGACCCAGGGAAAAGTATATATTTCCTTTATTGTAGAAAAAGATGGTTCTTTAAGTAAATTTACTATACTTAAAGGGCTTGGAAATGGTTGTGATGCGGAAACAATAAGGGTAATGAATAAATCACCACGCTGGATTCCAGCAAAAAACAAGGGTATTACAGTAAGACAACAAGTTACAATTCCTATTGTTTTTAGAATGAAATAA
- the hslV gene encoding ATP-dependent protease subunit HslV: MEKIKSTTVVAISHNGQIAIGADGQATIGNTVAKSNVKKLRRLNDGKVLAGFAGSTADAFTLLERFDEKLGNYNGNLKRAAIELTKDWRTDRYLRKLEAMLIVADKENVLILSGTGDVLEPDHQIACIGSGGMYAQAAALALKQNATDLSAKEMVEKSLTIAADICIYTNHNIILETLD, from the coding sequence ATGGAAAAAATTAAATCGACAACGGTCGTTGCAATAAGTCATAATGGACAGATAGCTATTGGTGCCGACGGACAGGCCACCATAGGTAATACAGTAGCAAAAAGTAATGTAAAAAAGCTTCGTCGATTAAATGACGGAAAAGTCCTTGCGGGCTTTGCGGGGTCAACTGCAGATGCTTTTACTTTACTGGAAAGGTTTGATGAAAAGCTGGGAAACTATAACGGTAACCTTAAACGTGCTGCTATAGAGCTTACAAAGGACTGGAGAACTGACCGGTATTTAAGAAAGCTTGAGGCAATGCTCATTGTCGCTGATAAAGAAAATGTATTGATCCTTTCTGGTACTGGAGACGTACTTGAACCCGATCATCAAATTGCCTGTATAGGTTCTGGAGGCATGTATGCACAAGCAGCTGCTCTTGCATTAAAACAAAATGCTACTGATTTATCTGCAAAAGAAATGGTTGAAAAATCTCTGACCATTGCTGCTGATATTTGCATCTATACTAATCACAATATTATTTTAGAAACTTTAGACTAA
- a CDS encoding SOS response-associated peptidase: MSGRYSLISEKEKLEVRFDVEFKKDLLAAYNVAPTKLMPVITSGKEKGISWFYWGITPDMAKNKSVSPKLYAASDKDLTEKFSFKKALSDRRCIIPADGYYEWKKLGKKSQIPYRVIRYDNEPFSFAGIWDEYEADNGEMVHTFRIITTNSNDDISEISNSMPVIFNKEQEKIWLNPDSATEELIDLLKAPEEELLSFYSITPLINSPNSDGPALIEPAPPVDQNGNYTLFQ; encoded by the coding sequence ATGAGCGGTAGATATTCACTGATATCAGAAAAAGAAAAACTTGAAGTTAGGTTTGATGTAGAATTTAAAAAAGACTTATTAGCTGCATATAATGTAGCACCGACTAAACTCATGCCAGTCATAACTTCGGGAAAAGAGAAAGGTATCAGTTGGTTTTATTGGGGAATTACTCCCGATATGGCTAAAAACAAATCAGTTAGTCCTAAGTTATACGCTGCTTCAGATAAGGACCTGACTGAAAAGTTCAGTTTTAAAAAAGCTTTATCTGACAGAAGATGCATTATCCCTGCAGATGGATACTACGAATGGAAGAAATTAGGTAAAAAAAGCCAGATTCCCTATCGAGTTATAAGATACGATAATGAGCCATTTTCTTTTGCCGGAATTTGGGATGAATATGAAGCTGATAATGGAGAAATGGTCCATACTTTCAGAATAATCACAACTAATTCAAACGATGATATTTCAGAGATCAGCAATTCAATGCCTGTAATATTTAACAAAGAACAAGAAAAAATCTGGCTTAACCCTGACTCTGCTACTGAAGAATTAATTGATTTACTAAAGGCCCCTGAGGAAGAACTCCTGTCTTTTTATTCTATTACACCTCTGATCAATTCACCAAATAGTGATGGTCCTGCCCTCATTGAACCTGCACCACCGGTTGATCAGAATGGAAATTATACCCTTTTTCAATAA